The window GAGATACACAAGCATTTATTAGGATCGGCACATGAAACTTTGCACTAAGCCCCTTAAGTCCTTGACACAAGACATGATTTAATTAGGATTGGTCCATGAGTTATGATGAACCAGGTTGCTCGAACTCAGTACCTCTAAGGAAGTTATGAATATTCATATATGTTTTCGTTAGATTAGAATAGAGGatgtttataaaagaaaatattattttcaaataaatatatagatgttttttatttgaaaatgtaaaatgaTGATTACATAGGTAATGTATTGATGTGCTTGATTTAGATTTTCATTGTGGACCAGAAGtttgatttaagaaaaataaaaaagtaaataaatggAGGAAATAACGATTTGTAGAAGTAAAAGACGAGGGAATATAGAAGACCCGTTATGCAAGACATCCATTGGAATTTGGAACGATAGAAAACTCGTACCTGAATTATCATTAGGTCTAGATCGGCGATTTTCGAGGTTTGATTGCCAATGGAGGAGAATGAAACCGGCGATTGGGAGCTACTACAAACGGAAGAAATGACCGCCATGGTTAACGCATCTGGTTCTGGAATTGGAGTTCAAACCGACTGTTTAACACCCCGTTCTTCGAACAACGAGGACTGGATCTATCCGACGGGCGAGGTTTCGTTTGAATCGTCCAACGATAGGTTTGATTATGATAAATTTGTTGATTTGGATGCTACGAGTGAACTAAACTTTGATGGAAATGACAAAGGACGGAAGGATTTTGATGAAATTGGAGCTTTGGTAGTTAAAAGTGAAGATAGTGTTGACGAATTATCGAACTCGGAGATGAAATCGGAGGAATCTGAGCTCCCTCAAGTGACGGAGATTGGGGGAAATGAGGAAGAATTAGAGGATACTATTATGCAGATGGACAACAGAGAATATACTGCAGTTGAAGCCGTCAAACCAACTCCTGAAGAAGATAAAAGAAGCATTTTGTGGTGGAAAACACCATTTAACTTCTTTAAGTGTTGTGCTTTTAGGTTTAAGCCCATTTGGACGCTATCTGTTGTTGCAGCAGCCATGGGTTTTGTGATTTTGGGACGGCGGTGGCATAGATTGAAGAATAAGAGTCAGGGCTTGAAATTGAAGGTTACAACAGATGAGAATGTGAGTTTTTTCTGCTTAAATTGCATAATTTGGTTGAATATTTCATGGTATTGCTTTGTTATAATATGTTTGTTGTGTGGAATTGTATCTAATCCAAAACTATACCATATAGACATTGAAGAAAGGGTTAACAAATATAAGTGTGAGttcatttgaaaatgaaatttgtAGATGATTTGGATATCTTATCATTGTTAACTTGGATCAATTCATCAGAATGTTTTATGGACATTTTAAACTTGGATGAGCCTAGTTTCTAAATAGTGGCTCTTATGAAGTATATCTTTGTCACATAATGAGCTAGTTTTGATTGTCATGCTTCTCAAATGAATGGAAGTGTATACCAATTTAagcaaatgaaaagaagatgttaTGAGTATATGATAAATGACAATGAGCATACTTAAGTGAAATGCAAACGATACTACTTCAACATttcgtttttattttcttaaatcataaagtttgtattattagAGTTGTCTTGAAGACACGATTTCTAATACTATACAAAAAGTCTGGATCGAGAAACCTATCTGAATGAGACAGATCCAGATCAGTCTACTTTCTAAGTTGTTGGGTATTTGTTTATTGGTATTCTTCAAgtgttgatttattttttataactgcAGAAGGCAACTCGACTAATGAACCATGTTGATCGTATGAATGAAGCGATCTCAGTGGTGAGACGGGTTCCTGTAATCAGGCCATCTCTTCCAGCAGCTGGTGTGACTGTTACATGGTCCAGAATTGGTTTGAGATAAAACAAAAGAAGGATGAAAGCGATTTGATCGTGAGGTATGTCTTTACAATCGTACAGtatatattgttttatgaagaaaacatATCGCAGTAATTGCGCAAAAGACCACTGTTGTttgatcaaatattatatatgtataaatgttAAGAGAATTAAGGATCGATGTttgatcaaatattatatatgtataaatgttACCAGAAGTATGGATCTTTGTGAGCTCTTGTTTCGTGTTAATCAATTTTAGTCCATATCGAAATGCTTAATATTGGACAAATTGATACAATATGAATTTAGAATAGGGGAGGGCCTTATTTGATTCATTCAGGAAGAGTTATAATGAAGAAACGTTTATTTTGAGCAATGTAGGCAACGATTTGTCATCAAGAATGTCTACAGGGTTTCTTTAGGACAATTCAAGTTCGGCTTGTCACTTgccctattattattatacataatgGTTTAGTCTCGTTgcatagtttttttttgttatgttgcttGATGTTCTTGTTATTGACGAGTAGCTTAAGAATAATGGATAAATGACTCTAACTAACTTGACTTTGTGCATGAGgttgatttctttttttaatttaaaaagttaccACAACGTCTTATAGTTGGTTCATTTCATTTTAGAGCGTTTTTAGTGAAAATAGacaatatttttacaatttgaGTTACCTTAATTAGATCTTTTCTTTTGTCACCCTATTTAGTCCTCGGGTGACTAATATGACCTACGCAGTtatgacattttttaaataataattaaatttaaattttttaatatttttttgtaagtaagacttttattatttaaattaattttttgatttttttagagggattttataaattaatttttattattaagaagtTGAAGTTAGTGTTGAATCCAATTTTGGAGTgattatatttaacataaaaggTTATAAATTTACAgtgttcaatatatatatatattagaaaaactTAAGGCATGTTTTGTATGGGGTTATTTTACTTCGAGAAAAGAATTAAATATGAATGTTTGGTAAGTGTTTTTAATTAACGACGTAATCATCCAATTCCCTCGAAATGGAGAATGAAACTCATTTCTCTCAACTAATAGAGGGAGGAGTGGATGAGGATTAAAAACGGGAGTTTCATTCTCCAATTTTGAGGGTTTGACTAGATTACGAGAGATTCATTTTATCgttcattaattaaaacaacTTGTACCAAAAAcgcctttaaataattttgaactaCGGAGAATTAGCCCCGTTAGCGTGACACCCCACACTGCACCTGCTTCAACTCTTACAATTtgctttaaaaaaaacaaaaaattattttccaaaaagaaaagagaaggtTGGTACAAAGAAAGGATAACGGCCAATTGCTCATAACGAGAGGGTGGGGATAGTGATAATGATGACAAAGGTGCGAAGAAACGAAAAGAAAGATTTCTTGTGGAAGCTTCCAGTGCTGAAGTCGGAACGATTAGGAAAATTAGGTCCTGCGCTTGGAATTGGTGCTGGCTGCGGCTTTGGCTTCGCAATCGGACTTCTCGGAGGTAACTACTGACTTTTACTCTGCAATTCACCGTTAATGGAAACCTCAATCAATGCCTGCCTGCCTCTTCACTGCTTTCATTTCTCAACTTCTTTCTATCACAATTGCTTATTACTGGATTCAATGTGCTGAATAACCACACAACTTTACTTCAAATCTAACTAAACGTAGAGTTTTATGTTGGATGAAATCAGATACAGTCATATGTGCCAGAATTCAATGCCTGAAAGCTCGTTAAGTGTAAAACTGATAAAGTTCAAACTCTAGGGTTTAAAATCTATGCCAAAAGTATATAACATTTCATCACTTCATTTAATGATCAAACCGATAACATAAGCCTCCTCCTCCTATATCTAACCGGCTAATCATAACTAATAACTTCTTATAATGCTAatcaactaatttaaataaataacaatagcTAAATACTATTAATTTTCCAACCACATGTAGTATCCCAAATACTGTGAATGTATTTAGGTAATCCCTTTCTCATCTTTTATGCAACTTAGATGTTACTATACCGAGTTTAAGTATAGTTATTTAGAAAATCTGTGTGTTCATAATGTCTTGTTTTTACTCGAAATAATAGATTTTAAGGATATCATATTAAatgtagataaaaaaaaagtagttaGTTCGATGGTAATTAACGGCCTTTCCACATAATCGTGCTAAAGATAGACTATGTTTGGACTACTTTAGGTGGTCCTCCGAGAATGATAATTCTTTTTAACATTGATAATCAAGCATCCACAGCAGGTCATGATATGCTAATCATTGTGTCCTTTATTAGATTATTCATTTACTTCTTAATTGTCTGCTTCCCTTTATCTAAAATCCTATCTAATTTTGGCTGTCAAACAAACATCCATGTGATTGTATCTTTGTGTATTGCTAGGTGTTTCTTTTTGTTCTCATTTACTAATGCAAGAGTGTGAAAATTAAGATTTTGTTTAGGAGTTGAGAATGGTAGGCTCTGCATTCTAGCTGAACTAGCTTGTCTTTTATGCTCCAACAAATGCTACTTTTTCCTATTCTTTTTGTGGGAAATATCTGATTATATATTCAAGGGTTTAGGGCTTATAAGTTATATCAATCTTACTAATCAAGGATGCATGTTTGCTGCTATCTGTAAACATAAAAATTGCATCATATTTTCATGGTTGTATGATGTTGATCCGTGTCAATTACTCTAAATTTGTCAACTAAAATCTTATTTCAGTTCATTTACTCTTTTAGTGATGCCTTTTGTTTccgtttctttctttcttctcttggGATTTTAGTTTGTTTCATCTTTAATTATGATTGACTGCATTTAGGACTGTAGTGCTCAACCAAACAATCAATTACTCTATAAATGCTCAACTGAAGATATTCAGGTGAGATATTGATGGACCCTTGAAACCAATTAGGTATATCTAAATGAAA is drawn from Impatiens glandulifera chromosome 3, dImpGla2.1, whole genome shotgun sequence and contains these coding sequences:
- the LOC124931541 gene encoding ATG8-interacting protein 2-like; the protein is MEENETGDWELLQTEEMTAMVNASGSGIGVQTDCLTPRSSNNEDWIYPTGEVSFESSNDRFDYDKFVDLDATSELNFDGNDKGRKDFDEIGALVVKSEDSVDELSNSEMKSEESELPQVTEIGGNEEELEDTIMQMDNREYTAVEAVKPTPEEDKRSILWWKTPFNFFKCCAFRFKPIWTLSVVAAAMGFVILGRRWHRLKNKSQGLKLKVTTDENKATRLMNHVDRMNEAISVVRRVPVIRPSLPAAGVTVTWSRIGLR